From a region of the Pseudoclavibacter endophyticus genome:
- a CDS encoding helix-turn-helix domain-containing protein → MVIMEYRRFAPDPRLSETVEHYWLIVAPAPVEEIRAVLIPNGRATVQFCLGEPGHRLRPGTTSVELNADVLLPVTTDPYVLVQSGPSHYVGVQFTPWGAATAWHDAPREPTPIGDVATGHPTDAALKDDLCAALDRWLLAELSPGPVRGRRDTVVSAVRMVDQDTEGHTVASLGATLGVSTATLYRAFRRWIGISPKEYLSVRRYERFMARLIEQSRGNSPAMLAAAAGYADQAHAAREFRRHTGMNATAFRDRLDGIAEMMFRDMPPR, encoded by the coding sequence ATGGTGATCATGGAGTATCGGCGGTTTGCCCCGGATCCGCGCTTGAGCGAGACGGTGGAACACTATTGGCTGATCGTCGCGCCAGCACCCGTTGAGGAGATCCGCGCAGTGCTCATCCCCAACGGCAGGGCCACGGTGCAGTTCTGTCTCGGTGAGCCCGGTCATCGGCTCCGACCCGGTACAACATCGGTCGAGCTGAATGCTGACGTGCTGCTGCCCGTGACAACTGATCCCTATGTTCTGGTGCAGAGCGGCCCATCTCACTATGTCGGAGTGCAATTCACACCGTGGGGCGCAGCGACCGCGTGGCACGATGCGCCGCGCGAGCCGACTCCGATCGGTGACGTGGCTACGGGTCACCCAACGGACGCGGCACTGAAGGACGATCTCTGCGCCGCGCTCGACCGATGGCTCCTCGCGGAGCTGTCGCCCGGCCCGGTGCGAGGGCGACGGGATACTGTCGTCTCCGCCGTCCGGATGGTGGATCAGGACACCGAGGGGCACACCGTCGCAAGCCTGGGAGCCACACTCGGGGTGTCGACCGCGACGCTGTATCGCGCATTCCGCCGATGGATCGGCATCAGCCCGAAAGAGTACCTGTCAGTGCGTCGCTACGAACGCTTCATGGCCCGGCTGATTGAGCAGTCGCGAGGCAATAGCCCGGCGATGCTGGCCGCCGCCGCCGGGTACGCGGATCAGGCGCACGCCGCGCGCGAGTTCCGGCGGCACACCGGGATGAACGCGACCGCGTTCCGTGATCGTCTGGACGGAATCGCCGAAATGATGTTCCGCGACATGCCGCCACGGTGA